A portion of the Granulosicoccus antarcticus IMCC3135 genome contains these proteins:
- a CDS encoding glutathione S-transferase family protein translates to MIELYTWGTPNGRKVSIALEEMGLDYTVHAIDIGKDDQFAPEFLKVSPNNKIPAIRDGDTTVFESGAVLMYLARKSGQFLAAEGTPEYWKCMEWLMWQMGGFGPMLGQAHHFLQFNPGTSEYAEKRYGTEALRLYGVLDRQLAETAYVAGDSLTIADMAIWPWASRYEFQRIDLNDFANVKRWYLELADRPGFQRGYAQPSSAQAIPMPK, encoded by the coding sequence ATGATCGAACTCTATACGTGGGGCACGCCTAACGGCCGCAAGGTGTCCATCGCTCTGGAAGAAATGGGCTTGGACTACACAGTCCATGCAATCGATATAGGCAAAGATGATCAGTTTGCGCCGGAATTTCTGAAAGTCAGCCCCAATAACAAGATTCCTGCCATCCGTGACGGTGATACGACGGTCTTTGAGTCGGGTGCTGTTCTCATGTATCTGGCACGCAAGTCAGGCCAGTTTCTAGCCGCAGAAGGCACGCCGGAATACTGGAAATGCATGGAGTGGTTGATGTGGCAGATGGGTGGGTTTGGTCCCATGCTGGGGCAGGCGCATCACTTCCTGCAGTTCAATCCGGGTACCTCGGAATATGCTGAAAAACGCTATGGTACCGAGGCACTTCGTCTGTACGGTGTGCTGGATCGACAGCTGGCAGAAACGGCTTATGTTGCTGGTGATTCACTGACAATCGCAGATATGGCGATCTGGCCGTGGGCATCACGATACGAATTTCAGCGTATTGATCTGAATGATTTCGCCAACGTCAAACGCTGGTATCTGGAACTGGCAGATCGTCCCGGATTCCAGCGCGGTTATGCCCAGCCTTCCTCGGCTCAGGCAATACCGATGCCCAAGTAG
- a CDS encoding cytochrome b/b6 domain-containing protein has translation MNKTSKIRIWDSWVRLFHWSLAISVGFQLLSGETSWQFYDWHRSVGELVLALILFRVLWGFWGSGNARFGQLFHSPKASLLHLAGLFRREPSAERGHNAAGSWAVLTLLLIIMTQAVTGFFIADEDEFIEGALYGSLSGSGTDIAMRIHSLNAQLIQIVVAVHILMVFAYLLYAKQNLIKPMITGWMNWSSDATPPPVTFQKFWVGAVLFAISAAAVGYVAGWFG, from the coding sequence ATGAATAAAACGTCAAAAATCCGCATCTGGGATAGTTGGGTCAGGTTGTTTCACTGGAGCCTGGCAATCAGTGTCGGCTTTCAGCTGCTCAGCGGCGAAACCAGCTGGCAGTTCTACGACTGGCACCGCTCCGTCGGCGAGCTGGTTCTGGCATTGATTCTGTTTCGGGTGCTGTGGGGATTCTGGGGTAGTGGCAATGCCCGCTTTGGGCAATTGTTTCATAGCCCCAAGGCCTCCCTACTTCATCTGGCCGGTTTGTTTCGCCGTGAGCCCTCCGCTGAGCGTGGCCATAATGCCGCCGGCAGCTGGGCAGTTCTTACATTATTGCTGATTATCATGACACAAGCCGTCACCGGTTTTTTCATTGCCGATGAAGACGAATTCATCGAAGGGGCACTGTATGGCAGCCTCTCCGGCTCAGGTACGGATATCGCCATGCGCATCCATTCACTGAATGCTCAGCTGATCCAGATAGTCGTAGCCGTCCATATTCTGATGGTCTTCGCCTACCTGCTATATGCAAAACAGAATCTGATCAAACCCATGATCACCGGCTGGATGAACTGGTCATCCGATGCCACACCACCGCCCGTGACTTTCCAGAAATTCTGGGTCGGGGCGGTGCTGTTTGCCATCTCTGCCGCTGCAGTCGGATACGTTGCCGGCTGGTTTGGCTAA
- a CDS encoding c-type cytochrome: MTSRILTIAATVGALSAFSLFSYAADEGPHDDAIKARQGLMQLYSQNLGILSNMAKEKAPYDAEIAAEAANNLTALATLGQSQLWPQGSDSETEGNAQNRAAVEIWETYPAIAEKGEKFDEAVAMLMPAAGESLDALQGVVGDVGGSCKGCHDDFRVKKD, from the coding sequence ATGACTTCAAGAATATTGACCATTGCTGCCACCGTTGGCGCATTGAGCGCCTTCAGTCTCTTTTCATATGCCGCCGATGAAGGTCCGCACGACGATGCCATCAAAGCTCGCCAGGGCTTGATGCAGCTATATAGCCAGAATCTGGGCATATTGAGCAACATGGCGAAGGAGAAGGCTCCCTATGACGCTGAGATTGCCGCGGAAGCTGCGAACAACCTCACCGCTCTGGCCACTCTGGGTCAAAGTCAGCTCTGGCCTCAAGGTTCCGACAGTGAGACTGAGGGCAATGCCCAGAACCGTGCAGCAGTAGAAATCTGGGAAACCTACCCGGCTATTGCCGAGAAAGGCGAGAAATTCGATGAAGCTGTTGCCATGCTGATGCCTGCTGCTGGCGAAAGCCTTGACGCCCTGCAAGGCGTGGTTGGTGATGTTGGCGGCTCCTGCAAGGGCTGTCACGACGACTTTCGCGTCAAGAAAGATTGA
- the sseA gene encoding 3-mercaptopyruvate sulfurtransferase, with amino-acid sequence MSMRPLVTTDWLHQHLQDDDIRIVEASWHLPAAGRDARSEFETVHIPGAVFFDIDEHSSPSHLPHTMPTADMFASAAGKLGISKTDTIVVYDSLGLFSAARVWWMFRYFGAQNVYVLDGGLPAWLSSDHAVAKGLATPEPAHFEAGRSALAIASADDVLQASVSGDSLILDARSHPRFLGVEKEARQGLRSGHIPGSKSMPFSELLENGYVKSDDELRALLLARDATGERPIITSCGSGVTAAVISLALECIGVSNVALYDGSWTEWGALTDMPVATGEA; translated from the coding sequence ATGAGTATGCGACCACTGGTTACGACAGACTGGCTGCATCAACATCTGCAGGATGATGACATCCGCATTGTTGAAGCCTCATGGCATCTACCGGCAGCAGGTCGGGATGCCCGCAGTGAATTCGAGACGGTCCATATTCCGGGAGCCGTATTCTTCGACATAGACGAGCATTCCAGCCCGAGTCATTTGCCGCATACGATGCCCACGGCCGACATGTTTGCCAGCGCTGCGGGAAAGCTGGGTATATCGAAAACGGACACGATCGTGGTTTATGACAGCCTGGGGCTGTTTTCGGCTGCGCGGGTATGGTGGATGTTCCGCTATTTTGGAGCTCAGAATGTGTACGTGCTCGATGGTGGATTACCCGCCTGGCTGAGTTCGGATCATGCAGTTGCAAAAGGTTTGGCCACGCCGGAGCCTGCGCACTTTGAAGCAGGTCGTTCTGCGCTCGCTATTGCCAGCGCTGACGATGTACTGCAGGCATCAGTTTCAGGAGATAGCCTGATACTGGATGCCCGTTCGCACCCGCGTTTTCTGGGTGTTGAAAAGGAGGCGCGTCAGGGGCTGCGCAGCGGTCATATACCCGGTAGCAAAAGCATGCCTTTCAGTGAACTACTTGAAAATGGCTATGTGAAGTCCGATGACGAATTGCGAGCCTTGCTACTGGCACGTGATGCAACCGGCGAGCGTCCTATCATTACCAGTTGTGGCTCAGGCGTAACTGCCGCTGTCATCAGTCTGGCCCTGGAGTGCATCGGGGTGTCCAATGTTGCCTTGTATGACGGCTCATGGACGGAGTGGGGTGCATTGACGGATATGCCGGTTGCCACCGGCGAGGCCTGA
- a CDS encoding tripartite tricarboxylate transporter permease codes for MSDALTFFSIAWLNPWLVFLTAAGTFSGIYVGAIPGLSVTMATSILISFTFKWDVNEALALISGVFIGGVYGGSRTAILLNIPGAPSAIASALDGYPMAKKGLAGEAIGLTTIMSVFGGFIGIIALALFAPLISGFALMFNSRDYLLLGLIGLMLVGTLSGESFAKGIFAAALGVLISMVGLDPMTAEGRFTFGTVALMGGIPYIAAMIGFFGVAEALVQLRHLDMPAVKQKIGRIVPSMSSIKKHFWLAIRTSGIGTVIGALPGTGGDIAALLAYDHAKRSTPDPEVPFGEGATEGLIAPETANNAAVGGAYIPMLTLGIPGDAVTAVIIGALFIHGLKPGPLLLVETPHLFWFIVGSLTLANCFLLIFGLTGVRIFSKVVECPKAVMIPLIIVLSAVGTYAIQNNVTDVYWMLLFGITGYFMKIHGFQVGPVILGVILGPMMDSNYRRAMLGARGDVSTFLWNFVSHPITCVLSLMLLAIVLSQLPVWHRWRQRR; via the coding sequence ATGAGTGACGCCCTGACGTTTTTCTCTATTGCGTGGCTGAACCCCTGGCTTGTATTTCTGACAGCCGCAGGCACTTTCTCCGGCATCTATGTCGGTGCCATTCCTGGCCTGTCGGTCACCATGGCCACCTCAATCCTCATCTCGTTTACCTTCAAATGGGACGTCAACGAGGCTCTGGCACTAATTAGCGGTGTTTTTATCGGTGGTGTTTACGGTGGCTCCCGAACGGCCATTTTGCTGAATATTCCAGGTGCCCCAAGCGCCATCGCCAGTGCACTTGATGGCTACCCCATGGCAAAAAAAGGCCTGGCGGGTGAAGCCATTGGCCTGACGACAATCATGAGCGTATTCGGAGGCTTTATCGGCATCATTGCACTGGCACTGTTTGCCCCGCTTATCTCAGGCTTTGCCCTGATGTTCAACTCCCGCGACTACCTGCTACTGGGTCTGATAGGACTGATGCTGGTCGGGACTCTTTCCGGTGAGAGTTTTGCCAAAGGCATTTTTGCTGCTGCACTGGGAGTGTTGATCAGTATGGTGGGACTGGATCCGATGACAGCGGAAGGACGCTTTACCTTCGGTACCGTGGCTCTGATGGGAGGCATACCCTATATTGCCGCCATGATCGGATTCTTTGGCGTGGCCGAGGCTCTTGTGCAACTTCGACACCTGGACATGCCGGCTGTCAAGCAGAAAATCGGGCGTATTGTCCCGTCAATGTCCAGCATCAAGAAACACTTCTGGCTGGCTATACGAACATCCGGAATCGGCACGGTCATCGGAGCACTACCTGGCACCGGTGGCGACATTGCAGCCTTGTTGGCCTACGATCATGCCAAACGCTCCACGCCCGATCCAGAGGTGCCTTTTGGAGAAGGTGCAACCGAGGGTCTGATCGCACCTGAGACTGCCAACAACGCAGCCGTCGGAGGTGCTTACATTCCCATGCTGACCCTGGGCATACCGGGAGATGCGGTAACGGCTGTCATCATCGGAGCCTTGTTCATTCACGGACTCAAACCCGGTCCCTTGCTACTGGTTGAGACACCGCATCTGTTCTGGTTCATTGTCGGCTCTCTCACATTGGCAAACTGCTTTCTGTTGATCTTCGGGCTAACAGGCGTACGAATATTCAGTAAAGTGGTCGAATGCCCCAAAGCCGTCATGATTCCACTGATCATCGTATTGTCGGCAGTGGGCACCTATGCCATCCAGAACAACGTCACTGATGTCTACTGGATGCTGCTGTTCGGCATTACCGGGTATTTCATGAAGATTCATGGCTTTCAGGTTGGCCCGGTTATTCTGGGTGTCATTCTGGGGCCCATGATGGATTCCAACTATCGACGCGCCATGCTCGGTGCTCGCGGTGATGTCAGCACTTTTCTCTGGAATTTCGTCTCACACCCCATCACCTGTGTACTGAGCCTGATGCTGCTCGCCATCGTGCTTTCGCAACTGCCTGTCTGGCATCGATGGCGACAGCGTCGCTGA
- a CDS encoding tripartite tricarboxylate transporter TctB family protein, whose protein sequence is MKKTEPSAQAKKGEQIFVAVLIVFSAAALWQAYLIAGFSKWASPGAFPMLAAATMLASGIAILRNARHQSQAQEPASENATESAPYRPLPIRVVVVALLLILYVLAMPTLGFLLDSWLFLFACITYLWNRSIWFALLISVVSLLAIHVIFRILFQVILPQGTLPGLFL, encoded by the coding sequence GTGAAAAAGACTGAACCGTCGGCGCAAGCCAAAAAGGGTGAACAGATATTTGTGGCGGTACTGATTGTCTTCAGTGCCGCGGCTCTGTGGCAAGCCTATCTGATTGCAGGTTTTTCCAAATGGGCGTCACCGGGAGCCTTCCCCATGCTGGCCGCAGCCACCATGCTGGCAAGCGGCATTGCCATCTTGCGCAATGCTCGACATCAGAGCCAGGCACAAGAACCGGCGTCTGAAAACGCCACCGAGAGTGCTCCCTACAGACCCCTGCCAATCAGGGTCGTTGTCGTTGCTCTGTTATTGATTCTGTACGTACTGGCGATGCCCACACTGGGCTTCCTGCTCGACTCCTGGCTGTTCCTGTTTGCCTGCATCACCTATCTGTGGAACAGATCCATCTGGTTTGCCTTGCTTATCAGTGTGGTTTCCCTATTGGCCATTCATGTCATATTTCGTATTCTGTTCCAGGTCATTTTGCCGCAAGGTACACTACCCGGCCTGTTTCTGTAA
- a CDS encoding tripartite tricarboxylate transporter substrate binding protein has product MNMKFFVGLAALAALYTTQLHAEDFPEREVLGVVMWGAGGATDTVARAINPAAEEALGKPIVVLNKAGGAGAISTAFVNTAPADGYTFLYGAENPQLHPVMGVASLDYSLFYPVRILGRGVAVITVPTDSPYQTIEELLADIKANPGSVLMGSTGPGGLPSTVAALIANSTDFDVTSIPFGGEGPGLLAMLGKEVDFMPAGISAAAEQIKAGTLRALAVINDTPVELLEGVPAITDALPGMGQFLPWGPFYGVFVREDVPDEIKAKLVGTFETAAQDERYKTLMINTGNVLMNLHGDKASEFLSKWQQVTSWALQDTGAAKVSPESLGIERP; this is encoded by the coding sequence GCACGCCGAAGATTTTCCGGAACGAGAAGTACTGGGTGTAGTCATGTGGGGTGCTGGTGGGGCAACCGATACGGTTGCACGCGCAATCAACCCGGCCGCCGAAGAGGCCTTGGGCAAACCCATCGTTGTACTCAACAAGGCAGGTGGTGCAGGCGCTATTTCCACAGCATTTGTCAATACTGCTCCCGCAGACGGCTACACTTTTTTGTATGGTGCTGAAAATCCGCAGCTACATCCGGTCATGGGAGTTGCCAGCCTGGATTACTCACTGTTCTACCCTGTGCGTATTCTGGGCCGGGGTGTCGCAGTCATCACTGTGCCGACAGACTCCCCTTACCAGACTATCGAAGAGCTGCTAGCCGATATCAAGGCAAACCCCGGCTCGGTATTGATGGGTTCTACAGGCCCCGGTGGCTTGCCGAGCACCGTCGCGGCTCTGATCGCAAACTCCACCGACTTCGATGTCACCTCCATTCCATTCGGTGGTGAAGGCCCCGGATTACTTGCCATGCTGGGCAAGGAAGTCGATTTCATGCCTGCCGGCATCTCGGCCGCTGCTGAACAAATCAAGGCTGGCACCTTGCGCGCTCTAGCGGTAATCAATGACACTCCGGTGGAGCTACTCGAAGGTGTACCGGCCATCACTGACGCATTGCCAGGCATGGGACAATTCCTGCCCTGGGGTCCTTTCTACGGTGTCTTTGTACGAGAAGACGTGCCAGATGAGATCAAGGCAAAACTGGTAGGAACTTTTGAGACTGCCGCTCAAGATGAGCGCTACAAGACGCTGATGATCAACACGGGCAACGTACTCATGAATCTGCACGGCGATAAGGCGTCCGAGTTTCTGAGCAAATGGCAGCAAGTGACTTCCTGGGCATTGCAGGATACCGGAGCTGCCAAAGTGAGCCCGGAATCACTGGGCATCGAACGTCCATAA